A single genomic interval of Methylocystis sp. IM3 harbors:
- a CDS encoding response regulator, with protein MLSILLVDDHPVVREGYRRLLESQPGYRILAEAEDAAAAYRAYKEVTPDVVIMDISLPGAGGLEAVRHIRQWDRGAKILVFTMHANTAFALKAFEAGAMGYVTKSSDASELIRAVGIVARGGRALSDDIAHAVAAERLSADRLPTDELSPRETEILRLLAFGRTTDEIADLLNISAKTVQNYHYQIKSKIGARTDAHLVWLAVGAGLVNAGGPT; from the coding sequence GTGCTCTCGATCCTGCTCGTCGATGACCATCCCGTCGTGCGGGAAGGATATCGCAGGCTTCTTGAAAGCCAGCCCGGCTATCGGATCTTGGCTGAGGCGGAGGACGCTGCGGCGGCCTACCGCGCCTACAAGGAGGTGACGCCAGATGTCGTGATCATGGATATCTCCCTTCCGGGCGCCGGGGGGCTCGAGGCGGTCCGACATATCAGGCAATGGGACAGAGGCGCGAAGATCCTCGTCTTCACCATGCACGCCAACACCGCCTTCGCCTTGAAAGCCTTCGAGGCCGGCGCCATGGGCTACGTCACCAAGAGCAGCGACGCCAGCGAACTCATCCGCGCCGTAGGAATCGTCGCACGCGGCGGGCGGGCGCTGAGCGACGATATCGCCCATGCTGTCGCCGCCGAGCGACTCAGCGCCGATCGCCTGCCGACGGACGAGCTTAGCCCGCGCGAGACGGAGATATTGAGACTTTTGGCGTTTGGCCGCACGACGGACGAAATCGCCGATCTGCTCAACATCAGCGCCAAGACGGTGCAGAACTATCATTACCAGATCAAATCGAAGATCGGCGCGCGGACAGACGCGCATCTGGTCTGGCTCGCCGTCGGCGCTGGCCTCGTCAACGCGGGTGGGCCTACCTAA